One stretch of Pseudoramibacter sp. DNA includes these proteins:
- a CDS encoding electron transfer flavoprotein subunit beta/FixA family protein gives MNFLVCVKQVPDTTEIRIDPETNTLIRKGVPSIVNPFDGYALEMAARIKDQRDDVKIVVVSMGPPQAKDALKNCLAVGGDEAYLVSGRKFGGSDTLATSYVLACAIKKIEELEGKFDVIFCGKQAIDGDTAQVGPELAEHLGIPQITYGLTAEMTDDEIQVTRETEDGQEILGAKFPCLVTATKPSFDPRLPKIKDKLAARKKEIHVLGEEDFDIDFTKCGLKGSPTNVKKTFVPPVKTGGEMITGESPEELAQNLAAALDKAGVL, from the coding sequence GAATACTTTAATTCGTAAAGGTGTGCCGAGCATTGTCAATCCTTTCGATGGGTACGCGCTGGAAATGGCCGCACGCATTAAGGATCAGAGAGACGATGTCAAAATCGTCGTTGTATCAATGGGACCCCCGCAGGCCAAGGACGCTTTGAAGAACTGCCTGGCTGTCGGCGGCGACGAAGCTTATCTGGTTTCAGGCCGTAAATTCGGCGGTTCTGACACCCTCGCAACCAGCTATGTTTTAGCTTGCGCAATTAAGAAAATTGAAGAACTCGAAGGCAAATTCGACGTCATCTTCTGCGGCAAACAGGCCATCGACGGCGATACCGCTCAGGTTGGCCCTGAACTGGCTGAACACCTCGGCATCCCGCAGATCACCTACGGCTTAACCGCTGAAATGACCGACGATGAAATCCAGGTCACCCGTGAAACGGAAGACGGCCAGGAAATCCTCGGCGCGAAATTCCCGTGCCTGGTCACTGCAACGAAACCTTCGTTTGACCCCCGTCTGCCGAAGATCAAAGACAAACTGGCAGCCCGTAAAAAAGAAATCCACGTTCTCGGCGAAGAAGATTTCGACATCGACTTCACGAAATGCGGCCTGAAAGGCTCTCCGACCAACGTCAAGAAGACCTTCGTCCCGCCAGTGAAGACCGGCGGCGAAATGATCACCGGCGAATCACCGGAAGAACTCGCTCAGAACCTGGCTGCTGCCCTCGACAAAGCAGGCGTACTATAA
- a CDS encoding electron transfer flavoprotein subunit alpha/FixB family protein, with product MEPKTKDLWVFIETYPDGSAQSVGLELLNPGRELADKQGGKLVGLVIGHNTDPAVKAVQEHGADQVIVIDGEEYEHFTTDAYVNALYEVITKYAPTAMLIGATNNGRDVGPRLSSRLKTGLTADCTKLAYDDETGNIAWTRPAFGGNLMATILCPNHRPELGTVRPGVFKATEPEEGRTCEVIKEDIHVAPEDIRTRLIKEMKEDASEMVDLVGADIIVSGGRGVGGPEGFEPLQELADALGGVVGASRAAVDSGWIAHSHQVGQTGKTVGPKLYIACGISGAIQHVAGMSSSDCIVAINKDEDAPIFDIADYGVVGNLFDVVPALTAEVKKIKGIA from the coding sequence ATGGAACCAAAAACAAAAGATCTTTGGGTATTTATTGAAACTTATCCTGATGGCTCCGCTCAGAGTGTGGGCCTGGAACTGTTAAACCCTGGACGCGAACTCGCTGACAAACAGGGCGGCAAACTGGTCGGTCTCGTCATCGGCCACAACACTGATCCAGCTGTCAAGGCTGTTCAGGAACACGGCGCTGATCAGGTTATCGTCATCGACGGCGAAGAATACGAACACTTCACCACCGATGCCTACGTCAACGCATTGTACGAAGTCATCACCAAATACGCACCGACCGCGATGCTCATCGGCGCAACCAACAACGGCCGCGATGTCGGACCTCGTCTGTCATCCCGTCTGAAAACCGGCTTGACCGCTGACTGCACCAAACTGGCATACGACGACGAAACCGGCAATATCGCCTGGACCCGTCCTGCCTTCGGCGGCAACCTCATGGCCACCATCCTGTGCCCGAACCACCGTCCGGAATTAGGGACTGTCCGTCCTGGTGTCTTCAAAGCAACTGAACCTGAAGAAGGCCGCACCTGCGAAGTCATCAAAGAAGATATCCACGTTGCTCCAGAAGATATCAGAACCCGCTTAATCAAGGAAATGAAGGAAGATGCTTCCGAAATGGTCGACCTGGTCGGCGCGGACATCATCGTTTCCGGCGGCCGCGGTGTCGGCGGACCTGAAGGCTTTGAACCGCTTCAGGAATTAGCAGACGCTTTGGGCGGCGTCGTCGGCGCATCCCGTGCTGCTGTCGACTCCGGCTGGATTGCTCACTCCCATCAGGTTGGCCAGACTGGGAAAACCGTCGGCCCGAAACTGTACATCGCCTGCGGGATCTCCGGCGCTATTCAGCACGTTGCCGGGATGAGCAGCTCTGACTGCATCGTCGCCATCAACAAAGACGAAGACGCTCCAATCTTCGACATCGCCGATTACGGTGTCGTCGGCAACCTCTTCGACGTTGTGCCGGCGCTGACCGCTGAAGTCAAGAAAATCAAGGGTATTGCTTAA
- a CDS encoding IS3 family transposase, protein MGRTASQGEKAKAVKALRQEGFPLKHLLKAAGMARSTYYFEINKSDLVAKRNAVLSERIKAIFEDHHGTYGVRRIYHELVNQGHKVNHKRVQRLMHQMRLCGKRPKEKYHSYIGTIGKIADNIIARDFSTKAPLEKWTTDVSQFNFSWGKCYLSPILDMHTNEIISYDLSLKPNLEQIKRMLHRAFKKFPHVEGLIMHSDQGWQYQHSFYRNTLKQHGIIQSMSRKGNCYDNCIMETFFGRLKNEMYYGEERKYKSFGEFSKAIRKYMQYYNNKRIQKKTNWMPPVKYRLASSC, encoded by the coding sequence ATGGGCCGAACAGCATCTCAAGGCGAAAAAGCAAAAGCCGTCAAAGCGCTCAGACAAGAAGGATTCCCGCTAAAACATTTGCTGAAGGCTGCAGGAATGGCACGTTCCACTTATTACTTTGAAATCAACAAATCAGATCTTGTTGCCAAACGGAACGCAGTGCTTTCCGAAAGAATCAAAGCTATTTTTGAAGACCATCACGGAACGTACGGGGTTCGAAGAATCTATCATGAGCTGGTGAATCAGGGCCACAAAGTTAATCATAAAAGGGTCCAGAGACTGATGCATCAGATGAGACTCTGCGGCAAACGTCCAAAGGAAAAATATCATTCCTACATCGGTACTATTGGGAAGATTGCCGACAACATTATTGCCAGAGATTTCAGCACGAAAGCACCTTTGGAAAAATGGACGACTGATGTGAGCCAGTTCAACTTCTCCTGGGGGAAATGCTACCTTTCTCCCATTCTCGACATGCACACGAATGAAATCATTTCGTATGATTTGTCTTTAAAACCCAACCTTGAACAGATTAAAAGAATGTTACATCGGGCCTTCAAAAAGTTTCCTCATGTTGAAGGACTGATCATGCACTCGGATCAGGGCTGGCAGTACCAGCACAGTTTCTATCGAAACACTTTAAAACAACATGGGATTATTCAATCGATGTCCAGAAAAGGCAACTGCTATGACAACTGCATCATGGAAACTTTCTTCGGACGTTTAAAGAATGAAATGTATTATGGAGAGGAAAGAAAATATAAGTCATTTGGTGAGTTCAGCAAGGCGATAAGAAAATATATGCAGTATTACAACAACAAGCGGATTCAGAAAAAAACAAACTGGATGCCGCCTGTAAAGTACAGGTTAGCATCCAGTTGTTAA
- a CDS encoding helix-turn-helix domain-containing protein, giving the protein MRYSFEFKLKCIELYRSGRWPKTPDGVLLQTFHKTIRTWSEIEKRNGPEALRHPKHQRTWSPEDKLVLVSQVLAGNSLCSVAYLAGINSGMLCQWVRKYKEEGYNGLVNKRKGRKPKEPSMKKKKSDKPQPLTESEREELIRLREENAYMKAEIAFRKKLIALRREKWAEQHLKAKKQKPSKRSDKKDSR; this is encoded by the coding sequence ATGCGTTATAGTTTTGAGTTTAAGTTGAAATGTATAGAACTTTACAGATCGGGAAGGTGGCCTAAAACGCCAGATGGTGTTTTACTCCAAACTTTCCATAAAACTATTCGTACATGGTCAGAAATTGAAAAAAGGAATGGACCTGAAGCGTTAAGGCATCCAAAACACCAAAGAACATGGTCCCCTGAAGACAAACTTGTCTTGGTGTCACAAGTACTTGCGGGGAATTCACTTTGCTCAGTTGCTTACCTTGCTGGGATTAATAGCGGCATGCTTTGTCAATGGGTGCGCAAATATAAAGAAGAGGGGTATAATGGACTGGTAAACAAACGCAAAGGAAGAAAACCGAAGGAACCATCCATGAAGAAAAAGAAATCAGATAAACCACAGCCATTAACAGAATCAGAACGGGAAGAATTAATCCGTCTTAGAGAAGAAAATGCGTATATGAAAGCGGAGATTGCCTTTAGAAAAAAACTGATTGCCTTGAGGCGCGAAAAATGGGCCGAACAGCATCTCAAGGCGAAAAAGCAAAAGCCGTCAAAGCGCTCAGACAAGAAGGATTCCCGCTAA
- a CDS encoding prephenate dehydrogenase codes for MEIKPVLKDKNVVMIGLGLMGGALAMALRKESPNWIGAVDTNSEVLEKALDTGVIDQGENDDEGTRRILAEADFVYFCLYPRTAVHFFKTYMQDFKPGAVITDITGVKQILVDEVLPVLRDDVDFIMGHPMAGSEKEGFGGANEDIFLGHNYILVPMPQNKKENIAWLKQVIYSMGFTNIVETTPEGHDKRIGFTSQLCHVIACALIDCKEERHLSDFEGGSFMDLTRIAMINAPMWAELFVTNREALLSQIDDFENSMKTLRNLIKNCDENGLTELMTSVRKKRVLMEIDRKNRTLAVKNEIENKKA; via the coding sequence ATGGAAATCAAACCCGTACTCAAAGACAAAAACGTCGTGATGATCGGCCTCGGCCTCATGGGGGGCGCCCTGGCCATGGCCCTGAGAAAGGAATCCCCCAACTGGATCGGCGCCGTGGACACCAATTCCGAAGTTCTCGAAAAAGCCCTGGACACCGGGGTCATCGACCAGGGGGAAAACGACGATGAAGGCACCCGGCGGATCCTCGCTGAAGCGGATTTCGTGTACTTCTGCCTGTACCCGCGGACGGCGGTGCACTTCTTTAAGACGTACATGCAGGATTTCAAGCCCGGCGCCGTGATCACCGACATCACCGGGGTCAAGCAGATCCTCGTGGACGAAGTGCTGCCGGTTTTAAGAGACGATGTGGACTTCATCATGGGCCACCCCATGGCCGGCAGCGAAAAGGAAGGCTTCGGCGGCGCCAACGAAGACATCTTCCTCGGCCACAACTACATCCTCGTGCCCATGCCCCAGAACAAGAAAGAAAACATCGCGTGGCTCAAACAGGTGATCTACAGCATGGGCTTCACCAACATCGTGGAAACGACCCCCGAAGGCCACGACAAACGCATCGGCTTCACGTCTCAGCTCTGCCACGTCATCGCCTGCGCCCTCATCGACTGCAAGGAAGAACGGCATCTGTCGGATTTTGAAGGGGGCAGCTTCATGGACCTGACCCGGATCGCCATGATCAACGCGCCGATGTGGGCCGAACTTTTTGTGACGAACCGGGAAGCCCTGCTGTCCCAGATCGACGATTTTGAAAACAGTATGAAAACTTTACGGAATTTGATCAAAAACTGCGATGAAAATGGGCTCACTGAGCTCATGACTTCGGTCCGTAAAAAGCGGGTGCTCATGGAAATTGACCGTAAAAACAGGACTTTGGCGGTGAAAAATGAGATTGAAAACAAGAAAGCTTAA
- a CDS encoding deoxyguanosinetriphosphate triphosphohydrolase family protein, with protein sequence MKTDQYAARRGCFKDTATVPGGPRFEAAAARTVPLYHRDADIRTPFGRDYTRILHSSAYRRLKYKTQVFFRPRNDHVSTRIDHVHYVASIGRLIADFLGLNGELTEAIAIGHDLGHTPFGHDGEAALNAIVKAEDLGGRFWHAANGLRFVDDFELLSGPDGRQYNLDLTYAVRDGIIGHSGPVNRPLFPRDEVIDLKTFKSPGQYAPFTWEGCIIKIADNISYLGRDIDDAVLLGLIPASSRRVYAEVVERYAAAAHMDALDVNNANVIHLMVTDLCLNSTPETGMGFSEPARAAMAEVTALNRKLIYFNPRLDAYKAYGRQVIGTIYRALARYAEEPEKRAYYREQFPSLTRGFEKWLADYMAGFAPERRSAALACHYVYQKQDGDAGVREMKRAAVDYISGMTDRFIELLYREQVVFKSQHTPYISY encoded by the coding sequence ATGAAGACGGATCAGTACGCAGCCCGGCGGGGCTGTTTTAAAGACACCGCCACCGTGCCGGGGGGCCCCCGGTTCGAGGCGGCGGCGGCCAGGACGGTGCCTTTGTATCACCGGGACGCGGACATCCGCACCCCCTTCGGCCGGGACTACACCCGCATCCTCCACTCCTCGGCGTACCGCAGGCTCAAGTACAAGACCCAGGTGTTCTTCAGGCCCCGGAACGACCACGTGAGCACCCGCATCGACCACGTCCACTACGTGGCGTCCATCGGGCGGCTCATCGCCGATTTCCTGGGCCTCAACGGCGAGCTCACCGAAGCCATCGCCATCGGCCACGATTTGGGCCACACTCCCTTCGGCCACGACGGGGAGGCGGCCCTGAACGCCATCGTCAAAGCAGAAGACCTCGGGGGCCGGTTCTGGCACGCCGCCAACGGCCTGCGCTTTGTGGACGATTTTGAGCTGCTGTCCGGCCCCGACGGCAGGCAGTACAACCTGGATTTAACCTACGCCGTCCGGGACGGGATCATCGGCCACAGCGGCCCGGTGAACCGGCCTTTGTTTCCGAGAGACGAAGTCATCGATCTGAAAACCTTCAAATCCCCGGGGCAGTACGCTCCGTTCACCTGGGAAGGGTGCATCATCAAAATCGCCGACAACATCTCGTACCTCGGCCGGGACATCGACGACGCGGTGCTGTTGGGCTTGATCCCGGCGTCGTCCCGCCGGGTCTACGCCGAGGTGGTGGAGCGCTACGCCGCGGCGGCCCACATGGACGCCCTGGACGTGAACAACGCCAACGTCATTCACCTCATGGTCACGGATTTATGCCTGAACTCCACGCCGGAGACGGGCATGGGCTTTTCGGAGCCGGCCCGGGCCGCCATGGCCGAGGTCACGGCCTTAAACCGAAAGCTCATTTACTTCAATCCCCGCCTCGACGCCTACAAGGCCTACGGCCGCCAGGTCATCGGGACGATCTACAGGGCCCTGGCCCGGTACGCCGAGGAACCGGAAAAGCGGGCTTATTACCGGGAGCAGTTCCCGTCCCTGACCCGGGGCTTTGAAAAATGGCTCGCCGACTACATGGCGGGCTTTGCTCCGGAAAGGCGCAGCGCGGCCCTGGCCTGCCATTATGTGTACCAAAAGCAGGACGGAGACGCCGGCGTCCGGGAGATGAAGCGGGCGGCGGTGGACTACATCTCGGGCATGACCGACCGGTTCATCGAGCTTTTGTACCGGGAACAGGTGGTGTTCAAAAGCCAGCACACCCCGTACATTTCGTATTAA
- the fba gene encoding class II fructose-1,6-bisphosphate aldolase, which produces MLVSAKDMLVKARAGHYGVGAFNINNLEWTKAILETAQENNSPVILAVSEGAGKYMTGFKTVAAMVRAMIDSLNITVPVALHLDHGSYEGAKACINAGFTSIMFDGSHLPIDENIAKTRELVAAAHILGMSIEAEVGTIGGEEDGVIGAGEFADPKECKQIADLGIDFLAAGIGNIHGVYPENWQGLNFDVLANIQKEIGDLPMVLHGGTGIPDEMVQHAISLGVSKINVNTECQLVFAEATREYIEAGKDKVGKGFDPRKLLLPGTEAIKAKVKEKMEVFGSIDKA; this is translated from the coding sequence ATGTTAGTTTCAGCAAAAGATATGTTGGTCAAGGCGAGAGCCGGTCACTACGGCGTCGGCGCCTTTAATATTAACAACCTCGAATGGACCAAGGCCATTCTCGAAACCGCTCAGGAAAACAACTCTCCGGTCATCCTGGCCGTTTCCGAAGGGGCCGGCAAATACATGACCGGCTTCAAAACCGTCGCCGCCATGGTTCGCGCGATGATCGACTCCCTGAACATCACCGTTCCAGTCGCCCTGCACCTGGATCACGGCTCCTACGAAGGGGCAAAGGCCTGCATCAACGCCGGCTTCACCTCGATCATGTTCGACGGCTCTCACCTGCCCATTGACGAAAACATCGCCAAAACCCGCGAACTCGTCGCCGCTGCCCACATCCTCGGCATGTCCATCGAAGCCGAAGTCGGCACCATCGGCGGTGAAGAAGACGGCGTCATCGGCGCCGGCGAATTCGCAGATCCGAAGGAATGCAAACAAATCGCAGACCTCGGCATCGACTTCCTGGCCGCAGGCATCGGCAACATCCACGGCGTCTACCCTGAAAACTGGCAGGGCCTGAACTTCGACGTCCTGGCCAACATCCAGAAGGAAATCGGCGACCTGCCCATGGTCCTCCACGGCGGCACCGGCATCCCGGACGAAATGGTCCAGCACGCCATCTCCCTCGGCGTTTCCAAGATCAACGTCAACACCGAATGCCAGCTGGTCTTCGCAGAAGCGACCCGTGAATACATCGAAGCCGGCAAAGACAAAGTGGGCAAGGGCTTTGACCCGAGAAAACTCCTCCTGCCCGGCACCGAAGCCATCAAAGCCAAGGTCAAGGAAAAAATGGAAGTTTTCGGATCCATCGACAAAGCGTGA
- a CDS encoding efflux RND transporter periplasmic adaptor subunit, which produces MNNPFKRQKPDAFSAPETPGTGLAAAADSKKKRSRRILLIVLIAAAAVIAGLAVYKKSRPSLTSISTGTVNYGDLTKTISADGTVASKNVSVVSDTTGSVVQSVDVSLNNTVNRGARLCTLKDSQTGTVRAVTAPISGTVTHVGAVKGSPSAGELFTLQDTGNLKVVMNIDQSDIGSVSTGQAVTITANGTGNKTYHGVVASVAPTSTASATAGDTASAAVSSSDSAASSASVPSAVSSSDLSSTASSGSTPQFSASADISAPADGLKIGMKTHQDITVETRRNIYTVPIDAVTKDAKGHYEIFVVKHHKDQPDTVEAVKVTTGLQNDTVIEISAKGLRAGAKVALNPASLKNGEQVTA; this is translated from the coding sequence ATGAACAACCCATTTAAACGGCAGAAGCCCGACGCCTTTTCAGCCCCCGAAACCCCGGGGACAGGCCTCGCCGCCGCAGCTGATTCCAAAAAGAAACGCAGCAGACGCATCCTGCTCATCGTCCTCATCGCCGCGGCCGCCGTCATCGCCGGCCTCGCCGTGTACAAAAAAAGCCGGCCCTCCCTCACGTCCATTTCCACGGGCACCGTGAATTACGGCGACCTCACCAAGACCATCTCCGCCGACGGCACCGTCGCGAGCAAGAACGTCAGCGTCGTCAGCGACACCACCGGCAGCGTCGTCCAGAGCGTCGACGTGAGCCTCAACAACACCGTGAACCGCGGCGCCAGGCTCTGCACCCTCAAGGACAGCCAGACCGGCACCGTGCGGGCCGTCACGGCGCCTATCTCCGGCACCGTCACCCACGTCGGCGCCGTCAAGGGCAGCCCGTCCGCCGGGGAGCTCTTCACCCTTCAGGATACGGGAAACCTCAAGGTGGTCATGAACATCGACCAGAGCGACATCGGCTCCGTGTCCACGGGCCAGGCCGTGACCATCACCGCCAACGGCACCGGGAACAAAACCTACCACGGCGTCGTGGCCAGCGTCGCCCCCACGAGCACCGCTTCGGCCACAGCCGGGGACACCGCCTCGGCCGCGGTTTCAAGCAGCGACAGCGCCGCGTCGTCGGCATCCGTCCCCTCCGCCGTCTCCTCTTCCGACCTGAGCAGCACCGCCTCCAGCGGCAGCACCCCCCAGTTCTCTGCCTCGGCGGACATTTCCGCCCCCGCTGACGGCCTGAAAATCGGCATGAAGACCCATCAGGACATCACCGTGGAAACCCGGCGGAACATCTACACCGTGCCCATCGACGCTGTCACGAAAGACGCAAAGGGCCATTACGAAATCTTCGTCGTGAAGCACCACAAAGACCAGCCGGACACCGTCGAAGCCGTCAAAGTCACAACGGGGCTCCAGAACGACACCGTCATCGAAATCAGCGCCAAGGGCCTCAGGGCCGGCGCCAAGGTGGCCCTGAACCCGGCGTCCCTCAAAAACGGCGAACAGGTGACGGCATAA
- a CDS encoding ABC transporter ATP-binding protein has protein sequence MAFIELQHIYKRYFIGTSNELTVLRDVNLEIEQGSFTAIVGPSGSGKSTLMHILGVLDRPTEGRYVLDGLPIDQVPDAKLSAIRNQKIGFVFQSFNLIPRSSALSNVELPMLYARVGARERRERAYALLDAVEMADWADHMPNELSGGQCQRVAIARAMANDPPIILADEPTGALDSHTGRRVMDIFHELHSKQRKTIILITHNGELAEEAEQVITIRDGRLSGRRPGRAAVPEATKILEARP, from the coding sequence ATGGCATTTATCGAACTTCAGCACATTTACAAGCGCTATTTCATCGGCACCTCCAACGAGCTCACGGTGCTCCGCGACGTGAACCTCGAGATCGAACAGGGGAGCTTCACGGCCATCGTCGGCCCCTCGGGCTCGGGAAAATCGACGCTCATGCACATCCTCGGCGTCCTGGACCGGCCCACCGAAGGGCGCTACGTCTTAGACGGCCTGCCCATCGACCAGGTGCCCGACGCGAAGCTGTCGGCGATCCGCAACCAAAAAATCGGCTTCGTGTTCCAATCCTTTAATCTGATTCCCAGAAGCTCCGCCCTGTCCAACGTGGAGCTGCCCATGCTCTACGCCCGCGTCGGCGCCCGGGAACGCCGGGAACGGGCCTACGCCCTGCTGGACGCCGTGGAAATGGCAGACTGGGCGGACCACATGCCCAACGAGCTCTCCGGGGGCCAGTGCCAGCGGGTGGCCATCGCCCGGGCCATGGCCAACGACCCGCCCATCATCCTCGCCGACGAGCCCACGGGCGCCCTGGATTCCCACACCGGCCGAAGGGTCATGGACATCTTCCACGAGCTCCACAGCAAACAGCGCAAGACCATCATCCTCATCACCCACAACGGGGAGCTTGCCGAAGAAGCCGAGCAGGTGATCACGATCCGGGACGGCCGGCTTTCGGGCCGTCGGCCGGGGCGGGCCGCCGTTCCCGAGGCCACGAAGATTCTGGAGGCGCGCCCATGA